One region of Marivirga arenosa genomic DNA includes:
- the ytxJ gene encoding bacillithiol system redox-active protein YtxJ, whose product MNWERIDSIESLNNIVEESQDKAVMIFKHSTSCSISSMALNRLERSWSEDEMSNVKAYYLDLISYRDISNAIADKFGVMHQSPQILLIKNGECVYDDSHMGISYQNLKSSVGV is encoded by the coding sequence ATGAACTGGGAAAGAATAGACAGTATAGAAAGTTTAAACAACATTGTAGAGGAATCACAAGACAAAGCTGTGATGATATTCAAACACAGCACTAGCTGTTCCATAAGCTCTATGGCATTAAATAGATTAGAAAGAAGCTGGAGTGAAGACGAAATGTCAAATGTAAAAGCCTATTACCTTGACCTAATTTCTTATAGAGATATTTCTAATGCTATTGCTGATAAATTTGGAGTGATGCACCAATCACCACAGATTTTATTAATAAAAAATGGAGAATGTGTGTACGATGACTCACATATGGGTATCAGTTATCAAAATCTAAAATCTAGCGTGGGCGTCTAG
- a CDS encoding OsmC family protein: MPTSTIKYTHPLKTTAIHNRSGNSLITDAPVDNNGQGAYFSPTDLAATSLASCMMTVMGIYADQNSLDLGEIECDLQKEMASNPRRIKAITIEMRWKTDLPEKEIQKLKNIGLNCPVAKSLHPDIEQKISFIML; the protein is encoded by the coding sequence ATGCCAACTTCAACAATAAAATATACACATCCATTAAAAACAACTGCAATCCATAATCGTTCAGGAAATTCTTTAATTACTGATGCCCCAGTGGATAATAATGGGCAGGGCGCTTATTTTTCTCCTACTGATTTGGCAGCTACTTCTCTTGCAAGTTGCATGATGACCGTTATGGGAATTTATGCTGATCAGAACAGTTTAGATCTTGGAGAAATTGAATGTGATTTACAAAAAGAAATGGCTTCTAACCCACGAAGGATAAAAGCCATAACTATAGAAATGCGTTGGAAAACTGATTTGCCTGAAAAAGAGATTCAAAAATTAAAAAATATAGGGTTGAATTGCCCAGTTGCAAAAAGTTTGCATCCCGATATTGAGCAAAAAATCAGTTTTATTATGCTTTAA
- the lipA gene encoding lipoyl synthase, which produces MIDLPVVSQEEKKKNKKPDWLRVKLPVGKEYANVRKIVDENKLHTICESGNCPNMGECWGAGTATFMILGNVCTRSCSFCAVATGRPPEYDEQEPQRVAEAIKKMGVKHAVITSVNRDELKDRGAEIWYQTVVKTKELSPETTIETLIPDVKGKWDALYRMIEAGQEVVSHNIETVPSLYRRVRPQAKYQRSLDQIKLTKEYGKRTKTGIMVGLGETQDEMFSTMDDLVEHGCDILTVGQYLQPTKRHHDVIEYIHPEVFDMYREEGLKRGLKYVESGPLVRSSYHAERHVNVPI; this is translated from the coding sequence ATGATAGATTTACCGGTAGTAAGCCAGGAAGAAAAGAAGAAAAATAAAAAACCGGATTGGTTAAGGGTAAAGTTACCTGTTGGTAAAGAATATGCTAATGTTCGAAAAATTGTAGACGAAAATAAGCTACATACTATTTGCGAAAGTGGAAACTGTCCTAATATGGGTGAGTGCTGGGGTGCTGGTACTGCAACTTTTATGATTTTAGGAAATGTATGTACTAGAAGTTGCTCATTCTGCGCAGTTGCTACTGGCCGTCCACCAGAATATGATGAGCAAGAACCTCAAAGAGTAGCGGAAGCCATCAAAAAAATGGGCGTTAAACATGCCGTTATCACTTCTGTTAATAGAGATGAATTAAAAGATCGTGGTGCAGAAATTTGGTATCAAACTGTTGTAAAAACGAAAGAACTTTCTCCTGAAACAACAATAGAGACCTTAATTCCTGACGTGAAAGGAAAATGGGATGCTCTTTATAGAATGATTGAAGCAGGGCAAGAGGTAGTTTCGCATAATATCGAAACAGTTCCAAGTTTGTACAGAAGAGTTCGTCCTCAGGCAAAATATCAAAGAAGTTTGGATCAAATTAAATTGACTAAAGAATACGGTAAAAGAACAAAAACCGGAATCATGGTAGGTTTAGGCGAAACTCAAGATGAAATGTTTTCTACTATGGATGATTTAGTAGAGCACGGATGTGACATTTTAACTGTAGGACAATATTTACAACCTACTAAAAGACACCACGATGTGATTGAATATATTCACCCTGAAGTTTTTGATATGTACAGAGAAGAAGGCTTAAAAAGAGGACTTAAATATGTTGAGTCAGGGCCATTAGTTCGTTCTTCTTATCATGCTGAAAGACACGTAAACGTACCTATCTAA
- a CDS encoding bifunctional GNAT family N-acetyltransferase/carbon-nitrogen hydrolase family protein, translating to MQDNFIITLENLKLKDYRSLIKSMKKAYAGWDDLWEVEHIKSLIDKFPEGQLCVLVNGQVAGCALSIIVDYSDFGDNHNYPEITGKESFNTHNPEGDVLYGIDVFVHPDFRGMRVGRRLYDARKDLVEQLNLRSIVAGGRLPGYSKYSDKFSAKQYIQKVIAKEIYDKALSFQLSNDFHVKKVLKGYLPGDKQSAEYAALIEWNNIYYEPSEEYVHIPKTVIRLGLVQWQMRPTPSLKAMQEQIEFFIDVVSGYQCDFILFPELFNAPLMAEFNHLDEASAIRELAKYTEPLKEVFQEYAINYNVNIITGSMPVMSRGKLYNKGFLCRRDGTSETYEKIHMTPAEVSAWGMSGGKKIQAFDTDCGKIGINICYDVEFPEMGRLLADEGVKILFVPFLTDTQNGYMRVRLCAQARAIENECYVAIAGSVGNLPKVNNMDIQFAQSGVFTPSDFSFPTNGVKTEATPNTEMTVIADVDVNLLKELHTYGSVRNLNDRRKDLYSLKKNK from the coding sequence ATGCAAGATAATTTCATCATAACCCTAGAAAACTTAAAGTTAAAAGACTATCGAAGCTTAATAAAGTCTATGAAAAAGGCTTATGCGGGTTGGGATGACTTGTGGGAGGTTGAACATATCAAAAGTTTAATTGATAAATTCCCTGAAGGACAGTTATGCGTTTTAGTGAATGGTCAAGTTGCAGGATGCGCCTTATCAATTATTGTGGACTATTCCGATTTTGGTGACAATCATAATTATCCTGAAATAACAGGAAAAGAATCTTTCAATACTCATAATCCTGAGGGGGATGTATTATATGGAATAGATGTATTCGTACATCCTGATTTTAGAGGAATGCGAGTTGGAAGAAGATTGTATGATGCACGGAAAGATTTAGTGGAACAACTTAACCTCAGGTCAATAGTGGCAGGCGGCAGGCTTCCGGGGTATTCAAAATATTCAGATAAATTTTCTGCTAAGCAGTATATTCAAAAGGTAATCGCCAAAGAAATTTATGATAAAGCATTATCCTTTCAATTATCAAATGACTTTCATGTTAAAAAAGTATTAAAAGGATATCTACCAGGTGATAAACAATCTGCTGAATATGCAGCTTTAATTGAATGGAATAATATTTACTACGAACCGTCTGAAGAATATGTTCATATTCCTAAAACAGTTATAAGATTAGGATTAGTACAGTGGCAAATGCGTCCCACTCCTTCCTTAAAAGCTATGCAAGAGCAAATTGAGTTCTTTATTGATGTAGTAAGTGGTTATCAATGCGATTTCATATTATTCCCAGAATTATTCAATGCCCCTTTAATGGCTGAATTCAATCATTTGGATGAAGCATCAGCAATTCGTGAATTAGCTAAATATACGGAACCACTTAAAGAGGTTTTTCAAGAATATGCTATTAATTATAATGTAAATATAATTACGGGTAGCATGCCAGTGATGAGTCGTGGAAAACTTTACAATAAAGGCTTTTTATGTAGAAGAGATGGTACCAGTGAGACCTATGAAAAAATTCATATGACTCCTGCTGAAGTAAGTGCCTGGGGAATGAGTGGAGGCAAGAAAATTCAGGCCTTTGATACGGATTGCGGAAAAATTGGAATCAATATTTGTTATGATGTGGAGTTCCCTGAAATGGGAAGACTATTAGCAGATGAAGGAGTTAAAATTTTATTTGTGCCTTTCTTAACTGATACTCAAAACGGATATATGCGAGTAAGGCTTTGTGCGCAAGCACGCGCTATTGAAAATGAGTGTTATGTAGCTATAGCTGGAAGTGTAGGGAATTTACCAAAAGTAAATAACATGGATATTCAGTTTGCTCAATCTGGAGTATTCACCCCTTCCGATTTTTCATTTCCAACAAATGGCGTTAAAACAGAAGCTACTCCTAATACAGAAATGACAGTAATTGCAGATGTAGATGTTAATTTGTTAAAAGAATTGCATACTTACGGAAGCGTGCGTAATTTGAACGATCGAAGAAAAGATCTGTACTCATTAAAAAAGAATAAGTGA
- a CDS encoding threonine aldolase family protein, with the protein MIDLRSDTITQPTTAMKQVMFEAPVGDDVFGEDPTINALEEKAAAYFGMEAAIFCPSGTMTNQIAIRVHTDPHTEVICDEKSHIYLYEGGGIAYNSFASVRLLHGDRGRITAEMVKDNINNPDDVHAPISRLVSLENTMNKGGGCVYDFKEIEKIGRLCKEEKLKLHLDGARLFNALVASGDDPEKYGETFDTISICLSKGLGCPVGSLLVGDKDSIKMARRIRKVMGGGMRQAGILAAAGIYALDHHIERLTEDHNRAKTIAENIKDLAFVESVLPVETNIVIFRLSNNQLATDFVEKLKNHGILAVPFGKHDVRFVTHLDFSDDMLDELIKKLKQI; encoded by the coding sequence ATGATTGATTTAAGAAGCGACACCATTACTCAGCCTACTACCGCTATGAAGCAAGTTATGTTTGAAGCTCCAGTTGGTGATGATGTTTTCGGTGAAGATCCCACTATAAATGCTCTTGAGGAAAAGGCTGCTGCATATTTTGGTATGGAAGCCGCAATATTCTGCCCTAGTGGCACCATGACGAATCAAATTGCGATTAGAGTTCATACTGACCCCCACACTGAAGTAATTTGTGATGAAAAATCTCATATCTATCTATATGAAGGGGGTGGAATTGCTTATAACTCTTTTGCATCTGTCAGACTACTGCACGGAGACCGTGGCCGGATAACTGCGGAAATGGTAAAAGATAATATCAACAATCCTGATGATGTACATGCTCCTATTTCCAGACTTGTTTCATTAGAAAACACGATGAACAAAGGGGGTGGATGTGTTTATGATTTCAAAGAGATTGAGAAAATTGGTCGATTATGTAAAGAAGAGAAGCTGAAGCTTCATCTTGATGGAGCTAGGTTATTCAATGCTTTAGTAGCTTCAGGAGATGATCCTGAAAAATACGGTGAAACCTTTGACACCATCTCCATCTGTTTATCCAAAGGTTTGGGATGCCCGGTTGGTTCTTTATTAGTGGGCGATAAAGATTCCATTAAAATGGCCCGAAGAATTAGAAAAGTAATGGGAGGTGGAATGAGGCAGGCTGGTATTTTAGCTGCTGCTGGAATTTATGCTTTAGATCATCATATAGAAAGACTAACCGAAGACCATAATAGAGCCAAAACCATTGCTGAAAATATAAAGGATTTAGCCTTTGTTGAATCGGTTCTTCCGGTAGAAACCAATATTGTAATATTTAGATTATCAAATAATCAACTCGCTACGGATTTTGTAGAAAAGCTTAAAAATCATGGGATATTAGCCGTTCCTTTTGGAAAGCATGATGTTCGCTTTGTAACTCATCTTGATTTTTCGGATGATATGCTGGATGAGCTTATTAAAAAATTAAAACAGATATAA
- a CDS encoding adenine phosphoribosyltransferase, which yields MTLSEKINAEIRDIKDFPKPGIVFKDITPILSRPKLVSEIVDWFVEKGKQDKIDVIVGVESRGFLFGMMVAERLGLPFVPVRKEGKLPHKTIKHSYELEYGSATMEIHSDSIKPGQKVMIHDDLLATGGTALAAAKLVKELGGKVGNFTFLIELGFLEGEKKLKTENEAVYSIVTY from the coding sequence ATGACCCTTTCAGAAAAAATTAATGCTGAAATCCGTGATATTAAAGACTTTCCAAAGCCTGGTATAGTATTTAAAGACATTACCCCAATTTTAAGCCGTCCAAAATTAGTATCTGAAATTGTGGATTGGTTCGTTGAAAAAGGAAAGCAGGATAAAATAGATGTAATTGTTGGAGTTGAATCCAGAGGTTTTTTATTTGGGATGATGGTAGCAGAACGATTAGGATTACCTTTTGTGCCCGTTAGAAAAGAAGGCAAACTGCCACATAAAACCATTAAACATTCTTATGAATTGGAATATGGTAGTGCTACCATGGAAATTCATAGCGATTCCATAAAGCCAGGACAAAAAGTAATGATTCATGATGATTTATTAGCTACAGGGGGAACAGCACTTGCGGCAGCAAAACTAGTGAAAGAATTAGGCGGAAAAGTAGGCAACTTTACATTCTTGATTGAGTTAGGTTTTCTAGAAGGAGAAAAAAAGCTGAAAACAGAAAATGAAGCGGTTTACAGTATCGTTACTTATTAA
- a CDS encoding AAA family ATPase, translating to MEEAQLEKKNELQQKVKDVMSEVSKVVVGQDYMVNRLLIGLFTNGHILLEGVPGLAKTLTVNTLANVLHLDFQRIQFTPDLMPSDLIGTMIYNQKQGNFEVKKGPIFSNLVLADEVNRSPAKVQSALLEAMQEKQVTIGETTFQLDRPFLVLATQNPVDQEGTYPLPEAQVDRFMLKVMVDYPTKAQELEVMRRMSNMTFNKEVKTILTKEEIFSIREQVNNVEISESLERYIIELVYATRSPLEYGLKQEADYIQYGVSPRASINLNLSAKAVAYMEGRDYVLPEDIKEVAFDVMNHRILLNYEAEADGVTTKDIIEKILKQVPIS from the coding sequence ATGGAAGAAGCACAGTTAGAAAAGAAAAATGAATTACAGCAAAAAGTAAAAGACGTAATGTCTGAAGTTAGCAAAGTTGTTGTAGGTCAAGATTATATGGTGAATCGCCTTTTAATTGGATTATTCACCAATGGACACATCTTATTAGAAGGAGTTCCAGGCTTAGCCAAAACACTAACCGTTAACACTTTAGCGAATGTTTTACATTTAGATTTCCAAAGAATTCAGTTTACTCCAGATTTAATGCCTTCTGATTTAATCGGTACGATGATTTATAATCAGAAGCAAGGTAACTTTGAGGTTAAGAAAGGTCCGATTTTTTCAAATTTAGTATTAGCAGATGAGGTCAACAGATCTCCAGCTAAAGTACAATCAGCCTTACTTGAGGCGATGCAGGAAAAGCAAGTAACAATTGGAGAAACTACTTTTCAATTAGATCGTCCATTTTTAGTATTAGCCACTCAAAACCCAGTAGATCAGGAAGGAACTTATCCTTTACCTGAAGCGCAAGTTGACCGTTTCATGCTAAAAGTAATGGTGGACTACCCTACTAAAGCTCAGGAATTAGAGGTGATGCGTAGAATGTCTAATATGACTTTTAATAAAGAAGTCAAAACTATTCTTACGAAGGAAGAAATATTCAGCATTAGAGAACAAGTGAATAATGTTGAAATTTCTGAATCTTTAGAGCGATACATTATTGAATTGGTTTATGCTACTAGATCTCCTTTGGAATACGGATTAAAGCAAGAAGCTGATTATATTCAATATGGAGTATCTCCTAGAGCAAGTATAAATCTTAACTTAAGTGCTAAAGCAGTAGCCTATATGGAAGGTCGAGATTATGTTTTACCAGAAGACATTAAAGAAGTAGCCTTTGATGTTATGAATCACAGAATACTTTTAAACTATGAGGCTGAAGCTGATGGTGTTACTACTAAGGATATCATTGAAAAAATCTTAAAACAAGTTCCCATTAGTTAA